The following is a genomic window from Methanoplanus sp. FWC-SCC4.
ATATGGTTCAGGCGATATTCTGATGTCAGAAAAAGAAGTATACAGCTTACTAAAAAATAATGATTTATTATTGGATTTAACAAAAAAACTTCCTGAGGGTGAATTGTTAAGATGAAAATAATGACGGTTCTTGGAACAAGGCCGGAGATAATTCGTTTAAGCAGAGTAATACCCAAACTGGATCTTCTTTGCGATCACGTTCTTGTTCACACCGGACAGAATTATGACCCTAACTTAAACGAAATTTTTTTCAGGGATCTTAATATCAGAGCACCGGATTATTTTCTTGATACAAAAGGAGATAGTTTTGGAGAGGCTATAGGAAACATACTTAGTAAGGTTGAAAATATAATTCTTAAAGAGAAGCCTGACCGGGTGTTAATTCTTGGGGATACCAACAGCTGCCTTTCAGCAGTTATTGCCAAAAGACTGGGCATTCCCGTATTTCATATGGAAGCCGGAAACAGGTGCTATGACGACCGCGTCCCGGAAGAAGTAAACCGCAGGATCATTGACCATACCAGTGATATTCTGATGCCGTACACCGAAAGAAGCAGATCAAATTTATTAAAAGAAGGATTGGAAAACAACAGGATATTTGTTACAGGAAATCCGATATCCGAAGTAATAAAATATTATCATTCTAAAGTTGAAGAATCTTCGATACTCCGCCTTTTGAACATCAAAGAAAAGGAATTCATACTTGTTACTCTTCACCGTGCTGAAAATGTGGATTCCAATTCCAGATTAAAGTCTATTATTGAATCTTTTGACAATATTCAGAAAAAATATTCAATGCCTGTAATTGTAAGTCTTCACCCTCGAACAGAACAAAAAATTGAAAAATTTGGTTTGATGCCTGAAAATAATCAAATTCGTATGATTAAACCTTTTGGATTTTTTGACTTTATCAGGCTTGAGGAAAATGCTTTCTGTGTCATTACGGACAGCGGGACAGTGCAGGAAGAATGTTGTATTTTCAAAACTCCCAACATAACAATACGTGACGTCACGGAAAGACCTGAGACGATGGAATGCGGGAGTAATATTATCAGCGGGATTGAAACTGCAAGTATAGAACTCTGTATGAAGATGGCGGTTTCGGATATGAATGAGTGGATTCCACCTTCTGAATATGTTAAAGAGAATGTAAGTGATACTGTTGTAAAAATAGTACTGGGCTATCACCATCAGCTTTTAAACTAATAAATACTTATTTTATAGTCTAAAATATGAAGAAATTTGCAATTATTTCGCCATTGCTTCCACCAACCAATTCAGGTCAGCCTTTAGTCCTTCATAGCTTATTGAAAAACTTTAACCCCGAAGACTATTGTCTGA
Proteins encoded in this region:
- the wecB gene encoding non-hydrolyzing UDP-N-acetylglucosamine 2-epimerase → MKIMTVLGTRPEIIRLSRVIPKLDLLCDHVLVHTGQNYDPNLNEIFFRDLNIRAPDYFLDTKGDSFGEAIGNILSKVENIILKEKPDRVLILGDTNSCLSAVIAKRLGIPVFHMEAGNRCYDDRVPEEVNRRIIDHTSDILMPYTERSRSNLLKEGLENNRIFVTGNPISEVIKYYHSKVEESSILRLLNIKEKEFILVTLHRAENVDSNSRLKSIIESFDNIQKKYSMPVIVSLHPRTEQKIEKFGLMPENNQIRMIKPFGFFDFIRLEENAFCVITDSGTVQEECCIFKTPNITIRDVTERPETMECGSNIISGIETASIELCMKMAVSDMNEWIPPSEYVKENVSDTVVKIVLGYHHQLLN